Proteins encoded by one window of Rutidosis leptorrhynchoides isolate AG116_Rl617_1_P2 chromosome 7, CSIRO_AGI_Rlap_v1, whole genome shotgun sequence:
- the LOC139859412 gene encoding GTP-binding protein At2g22870 has protein sequence MVRMPVMMGDEVLKVMMKKDGDRLFVLLSSVTVSCSLVEKVIKVPGTNSDYSVTEGVRQVLRYQHILSTGQLSLRVWCQEGFVKHTITLHFTNKTTMLMPARIRLFTRHFTSLLPPPTPPSYSSSSLLSFTTSISHHVSATKTPKIILSDTAKSVRPVLFFPPGTDPEQVTDDMILPFSNIVLGPYAGDAKVKQVEFIGSSIRPKDCPKDDRPEFAMLGRSNVGKSSLINSLVRKKEVALTSKKPGKTQLINHFLVNKSWYLVDLPGYGFANAPEATRMDWSVFTKGYFLNRESLVSVLLLVDASVPPQKIDLDCANWLGRNNIPMTIVFTKCDKMKNTKGKRPDENIKNFQDLIKENYKVHPPWIMTSSATGLGRDDLLLHMSQLRNFWDN, from the exons TTATTTGTGTTGCTATCTTCTGTTACTGTTTCATGTTCGCTGGTCGAAAAAGTCATAAAGGTGCCGGGTACCAATAGCGATTACTCTGTAACTGAAGGT GTTAGACAAGTTCTTCGGTATCAACATATTCTCTCAACCGGGCAATTGTCTTTgcgtgtatggtgtcaaga GGGTTTTGTCAAACATACAATTACAttacattttacaaacaaaacGACGATGTTAATGCCGGCGAGAATTCGGCTATTCACTCGTCACTTCACATCACTCCtaccaccaccaacaccaccatCCTATTCTTCATCATCTCTACTCTCTTTCACAACTTCAATCTCCCACCATGTTTCCGCCACTAAAACCCCTAAAATCATACTCTCCGATACCGCCAAATCGGTCCGACCCGTCCTCTTTTTCCCACCCGGAACCGACCCGGAACAGGTCACTGATGACATGATCTTACCTTTTTCCAACATCGTTTTAGGACCTTACGCTGGTGATGCCAAAGTCAAACAAGTAGAATTTATTGGAAGTAGTATCCGACCCAAAGATTGCCCCAAAGATGACCGACCCGAATTTGCTATGCTGGGTCGATCCAATGTTGGCAAGTCTTCTTTAATTAATTCATTAGTTCGTAAGAAAGAAGTTGCTCTCACCTCTAAAAAACCAG GGAAGACTCAGCTCATTAATCATTTCTTGGTGAATAAAAGTTGGTACCTTGTTGATCTGCCTGGTTATGG ATTTGCTAACGCACCGGAAGCTACACGGATGGATTGGTCCGTATTCACCAAAGGTTATTTTCTAAATCGAGAATCTTTGGTAAGCGTTTTACTTCTCGTTGACGCAAGTGTCCCACCTCAGAAGATTGACCTTGACTGTGCTAATTGGCTTGGACGAAATAAC ATTCCAATGACTATTGTTTTCACAAAATGCGATAAAATGAAGAACACCAAAGGAAAACGGCCAGACGAGAATATCAAAAATTTTCAAGATTTGATTAAAGAGAATTACAAAGTTCATCCTCCATGGATAATGACTAGCAGTGCCACAGGATTGGGCAGGGATGATCTTCTTTTGCATATGTCACAGCTACGCAATTTTTGGGATAATTAG